One region of Malania oleifera isolate guangnan ecotype guangnan chromosome 6, ASM2987363v1, whole genome shotgun sequence genomic DNA includes:
- the LOC131158263 gene encoding magnesium transporter MRS2-1: MADLKERLLPPKPASAISLRDASYRPSASGRQPFQAVDFLGLKKRGQGLRSWIRVDASGNSQVIEVDKFTMMRRCDLPARDLRLLDPLFVYPSTILGREKAIVVNLEQIRCIITADEVLLLNSLDNYVLQYVVELQRRLKAPGVGEVWQSEGADLSRRRGSRNFDNVFGSTSPDYLPFEFRALEVALETACTFLDSQAAELEIEAYPLLDELTSKISTLNLERARRLKSRLVALTRRVQKVRDEIEQLMDDDGDMAEMYLTEKKRRMESSFYGDQSLVGYRSNEGAFSVSAPVSPVASPPDSRKLEKSFSITRSRHESMRSSESATESIEELEMLLEAYFVVIDSTLNKLTSLKEYIDDTEDFINIQLDNVRNQLIQFELLLTTATFVVAIFGVVAGIFGMNFEISLFDDPDAFKWVLIITGVCGITIFCSFVWFFRYRRLMPL; this comes from the exons ATGGCAGACCTCAAAGAGCGCCTGCTTCCACCAAAACCTGCCTCAGCTATAAGCCTTAGAGATGCATCTTACCGGCCGTCTGCCTCTGGACGTCAACCTTTTCAAGCTGTGGATTTTTTAGGGCTGAAGAAACGTGGCCAGGGCCTTCGATCATGGATTCGAGTGGATGCATCTGGGAACTCCCAGGTCATAGAGGTTGACAAGTTCACTATGATGCGCCGCTGTGATCTTCCTGCCCGAGATCTGCGCCTTCTTGATCCACTTTTTGTGTACCCTTCAACAATTCTTGGTAGAGAGAAGGCTATTGTTGTAAATCTAGAGCAGATTCGATGTATTATCACAGCAGATGAAGTTTTGCTCCTGAATTCTCTTGATAACTATGTGTTGCAGTATGTGGTGGAGCTACAGCGGCGACTGAAAGCACCTGGGGTGGGCGAAGTTTGGCAGTCAGAAGGTGCTGACTTGAGCCGAAGGAGAGGAAGTAGGAATTTTGACAATGTGTTTGGAAGCACATCACCTGATTATTTGCCCTTCGAATTTAGGGCCCTTGAAGTTGCTCTGGAGACTGCTTGTACATTTCTTGATTCTCAG GCTGCAGAATTAGAAATTGAAGCATATCCCCTGTTAGATGAACTTACATCAAAGATCAGTACGTTAAACTTGGAACGTGCACGTCGACTGAAAAGCAGACTTGTTGCATTGACGCGGAGAGTTCAGAAG GTTAGGGATGAGATAGAGCAGCTCATGGATGATGATGGAGACATGGCTGAAATGTACCTTACTGAGAAGAAGAGGCGGATGGAATCTTCATTCTATGGTGATCAATCTTTGGTGGGATACAGATCAAATGAAGGTGCATTCTCTGTTTCTGCTCCAGTTTCTCCTGTTGCTTCACCCCCTGATAGCCGGAAACTTGAGAAAAGCTTCAGCATCACAAGGAGCCGGCATGAGAGCATGAGGAGTTCTGAAAGTGCTACAGAGAGTATTGAAGAACTTGAGATGTTGTTGGAAGCATATTTTGTCGTCATTGATAGCACCCTTAACAAGCTGACATCG CTCAAGGAGTACATCGATGACACAGAGGATTTCATTAACATTCAGCTG GATAATGTCCGAAACCAGCTGATTCAATTTGAGCTGCTGTTGACAACAGCAACatttgtggttgcaatctttgGGGTGGTGGCAGGGATCTTCggcatgaattttgaaatatcaTTGTTTGATGACCCTGATGCATTTAAGTGGGTCCTTATAATCACTGGGGTTTGTGGGATCACCATATTTTGTTCTTTCGTTTGGTTTTTTAGGTATAGGAGACTCATGCCCTTGTAG